In Thermoprotei archaeon, a single window of DNA contains:
- a CDS encoding IS607 family transposase has protein sequence MKEASRILGVSVRRLQIWDKQGLIRCVRTPGGRRRVPESEIKRILGVKEVDVSRKVVIYVRVSSHDQKGDLERQKQSLLDYANSKGYEVVAVLEDVASGLNENRKSLNKLFDIVERKEIGAVIVGFKDRITRFGFKYLERYFSSHGVRIEVINGEEPKDAYQELVEDLIALVSSFAGKLYGLRSHRYEKVVEGVKQLIVE, from the coding sequence ATGAAGGAAGCCAGTAGAATTCTTGGTGTTAGCGTTAGACGACTTCAGATTTGGGATAAGCAAGGATTAATTAGGTGTGTGAGGACGCCTGGGGGTAGGAGGAGAGTACCTGAAAGCGAAATAAAACGAATTCTTGGGGTAAAAGAAGTCGATGTAAGTCGTAAAGTCGTAATATATGTTAGAGTCTCTTCCCATGATCAGAAGGGAGATTTAGAAAGGCAAAAACAAAGCTTACTGGACTATGCTAATTCTAAAGGTTATGAAGTAGTAGCAGTTCTTGAGGATGTTGCTAGCGGTCTTAACGAGAATAGAAAGTCTCTGAATAAGCTTTTCGATATTGTTGAAAGGAAGGAAATTGGTGCAGTTATCGTTGGGTTTAAGGATAGGATCACAAGGTTTGGCTTTAAATATCTGGAAAGATACTTCTCCTCTCATGGTGTTAGGATCGAAGTTATCAACGGTGAAGAACCTAAAGATGCTTATCAGGAGCTTGTGGAGGACTTGATTGCATTAGTCTCAAGCTTTGCAGGAAAGCTCTATGGTTTGAGAAGTCACAGGTATGAGAAGGTAGTTGAAGGTGTCAAACAGCTTATTGTTGAATGA
- a CDS encoding pantetheine-phosphate adenylyltransferase encodes MCKKVALGGTFDHLHIGHRTLIDKALESGCKSIVIGVVSDKLLSSKALSMLIKPYEMRSKKVMKYIKKKTNNKVNIIIEPLNDPYGPTISDPDIDTIVVSEETLPRAIEINAIRIQRGLKPLNIIIVEIVKAEDGRPLRATRVRLSEVDENGKLLANMSLDF; translated from the coding sequence TTGTGCAAGAAGGTTGCATTAGGAGGAACATTTGATCACCTTCACATTGGCCATCGTACTTTGATAGATAAAGCATTAGAAAGCGGATGCAAATCAATAGTCATAGGTGTTGTTTCTGATAAATTGCTTTCGTCAAAAGCTCTCAGTATGTTGATAAAACCTTATGAAATGCGATCAAAAAAAGTTATGAAATACATAAAAAAGAAAACCAATAATAAAGTAAATATTATCATAGAACCTCTTAATGATCCCTATGGACCAACAATAAGCGACCCAGACATCGACACGATTGTTGTTAGTGAAGAAACACTTCCTCGCGCAATAGAAATTAATGCAATACGAATTCAACGTGGACTAAAACCTCTTAATATCATAATAGTTGAAATTGTTAAAGCAGAAGATGGAAGACCACTACGAGCCACAAGGGTAAGACTCAGTGAAGTCGATGAAAATGGTAAACTTCTAGCTAATATGTCGTTAGACTTTTAA
- a CDS encoding 30S ribosomal protein S11 encodes MSESTTQSKSNLKWGIAHIYASRNNALIYITDLSGAHTFAWSSSGSVAKVDREKKTPYAAMMAASKVAEEVMKQGINAVHIKVRAPGGHGQKTPGIGASAAIRALARAGLIIGRIEDVTPLPHDTTRKPGGRRGRRV; translated from the coding sequence ATGAGTGAGAGCACTACACAATCTAAGAGTAATTTAAAGTGGGGCATTGCACACATATACGCATCAAGAAACAATGCACTCATTTACATAACAGATTTATCTGGCGCTCATACATTTGCTTGGTCAAGCAGTGGTTCTGTGGCAAAAGTTGATAGAGAGAAAAAAACACCTTATGCAGCAATGATGGCAGCAAGCAAAGTAGCAGAAGAAGTAATGAAACAAGGTATAAATGCTGTACATATTAAAGTAAGAGCACCAGGCGGACACGGACAAAAAACGCCAGGTATTGGTGCGAGCGCTGCCATAAGAGCATTAGCTAGAGCAGGTTTAATAATTGGTAGGATAGAAGACGTCACACCATTACCACACGATACAACTAGAAAGCCTGGTGGTAGACGCGGAAGAAGAGTATAA
- a CDS encoding 30S ribosomal protein S4: MGDPRRIKKKWKSPRHPWRTETLKSELELVGKYGLRNKRELWRARTLLRNIRMQARKLLALKEDERNVKLKILVNRLYRLGLVLQNATIDDILGLTIEDMLNRRLQTVVYKLGLARTVYQARQFIVHKHVRIGGKIVSRPGYLVRRDEEALITCDIPLIKVETSNNSR, translated from the coding sequence GTGGGTGATCCTCGTAGAATAAAAAAGAAGTGGAAAAGTCCAAGACATCCATGGAGAACTGAAACTCTTAAGAGTGAACTAGAATTAGTAGGCAAATATGGTTTACGAAATAAGCGAGAACTGTGGAGAGCACGAACATTATTACGTAACATAAGAATGCAGGCACGAAAATTGCTAGCTTTAAAAGAAGACGAAAGAAATGTAAAACTTAAGATCCTTGTTAATAGACTCTATAGGTTAGGGCTAGTTTTGCAGAATGCTACAATAGATGATATACTAGGCCTCACCATTGAGGACATGCTAAACCGAAGACTACAAACGGTCGTTTATAAATTAGGTCTTGCAAGAACAGTATATCAGGCAAGACAATTTATAGTCCATAAGCATGTGAGAATAGGAGGAAAAATAGTCAGCAGACCAGGATATCTAGTAAGAAGAGATGAGGAAGCTTTAATCACATGCGATATTCCGCTCATTAAAGTTGAAACTTCAAATAATTCAAGGTGA
- a CDS encoding 30S ribosomal protein S13, producing the protein MSESQAIIPIVRLANKDLNGLHKTFFALHKIKGIGINTAYAICRIANVNPEAPLGSLSPKDLKTLENLVLNLTSGGVPWWFTNRPRDPETGKHYHLIGSDLVLKVKEDIGKEKELKTWRGIRHAYGLKVRGQRTRTTGRTGAIVGVTKKPKE; encoded by the coding sequence TTGAGTGAATCGCAGGCAATAATTCCCATAGTTCGGCTGGCGAATAAGGATTTGAATGGACTACATAAAACTTTCTTTGCCTTACATAAAATTAAGGGTATAGGAATAAACACGGCATACGCAATATGCAGAATAGCAAATGTTAATCCAGAAGCACCACTAGGTTCTTTAAGTCCTAAAGATTTAAAAACACTTGAGAATTTAGTATTAAATCTTACGAGTGGAGGAGTGCCATGGTGGTTTACAAATAGACCTCGCGATCCAGAAACTGGAAAACACTATCATCTAATAGGCTCAGACCTCGTCCTTAAGGTAAAGGAAGATATAGGCAAGGAGAAGGAGTTAAAGACATGGAGAGGAATTAGACATGCATACGGTCTTAAAGTTCGTGGGCAACGTACTAGGACTACCGGACGCACAGGCGCAATTGTGGGTGTAACTAAAAAGCCTAAAGAGTAG
- the trxA gene encoding thioredoxin, with product MTESNDDSLEIIKSKMLSRMLKESMKKDSTVVEEKKAVVKPIKLDVNNFDEVIRNNRVVFVDFWAAWCGPCILMAPTVEELARKYAGKVVVGKLNVDENRAIAYRYNIMGIPTFMIFYNGEPVERIVGATSILEFERALVPYLND from the coding sequence ATGACAGAGAGTAATGATGATAGTCTAGAGATTATAAAGAGTAAAATGCTTTCACGTATGCTTAAGGAGAGTATGAAGAAAGATTCTACTGTGGTTGAAGAGAAAAAAGCTGTTGTAAAGCCTATAAAACTTGATGTAAATAATTTCGATGAAGTGATCCGCAATAATAGAGTAGTTTTTGTAGATTTTTGGGCGGCGTGGTGTGGTCCGTGTATATTAATGGCACCTACTGTTGAGGAGCTTGCCAGAAAGTATGCTGGTAAGGTTGTAGTAGGGAAGCTGAACGTTGATGAGAACAGGGCCATTGCCTACAGGTATAATATAATGGGCATACCAACTTTTATGATATTCTACAATGGTGAGCCTGTTGAACGTATTGTGGGCGCTACTAGTATACTAGAATTTGAAAGGGCTCTGGTTCCCTATTTAAATGATTAA
- the sufD gene encoding Fe-S cluster assembly protein SufD — protein METVVMTIIHNRLSTDLITDYSRRTEEPEWLLNMRLNALEIYKKLPIEMSPLYKKQTLVNEIEVDNAILFNDSSVQKIINDPIGNIQNLIVNIDSETVEIKLAKELKDIGVFFADLNTLLNKHYELAKKYLKNRILKPEEDKYSALNHALFNNLLFIYIPPGIEILTPLRNINYLTGTTGVFTQTIIVVSENSKATFIEEIYPLHTSSTQQFIHSNITEVYIDRGSELTYISIENQNKNSLSFLNRKASIGEQSALNWVSGHFGGSLTRSRFDADLNGQGANIEDIEVSLSTGNQRFDITANLNHRSPVTIAHAIIKSVVKDQSRSISKGVIKIERNAKNSSAYLAEHAMIMNDARANTIPALEIENNEVKATHSAYITQVDEEQLFYLMSRGFDRNNAIKMVALGFFEPAIDRIPIPTLRIALRHIIDKKWSGIEYEKLIGKEKIFEELLIEESTEEITKKHDIFEGHYKYR, from the coding sequence ATGGAGACTGTAGTAATGACTATCATACATAATAGATTAAGCACAGATTTGATCACGGATTACTCAAGAAGAACAGAAGAACCAGAGTGGCTACTTAACATGAGACTTAATGCTCTTGAAATTTACAAGAAACTTCCCATTGAAATGTCACCTCTTTATAAAAAACAAACACTAGTAAATGAGATAGAGGTAGATAATGCAATACTTTTCAATGATTCATCAGTTCAGAAAATTATTAACGATCCAATTGGAAATATACAAAACCTAATAGTTAATATAGATTCAGAAACAGTTGAGATAAAGTTAGCGAAAGAACTTAAGGATATAGGCGTCTTTTTTGCTGATCTAAATACATTACTCAACAAACATTATGAACTAGCAAAAAAATATTTGAAAAACAGAATTCTAAAACCAGAGGAGGATAAATACTCAGCATTAAACCATGCACTATTTAACAACTTACTCTTTATTTACATACCGCCAGGAATCGAGATACTAACACCATTAAGAAACATAAATTATCTTACAGGAACAACAGGAGTATTCACACAAACCATCATAGTAGTAAGTGAAAACAGCAAAGCAACATTCATAGAAGAAATATATCCGTTACATACATCTTCCACACAACAATTCATTCACAGTAATATAACTGAAGTATACATTGATAGAGGCTCTGAACTCACGTACATATCAATCGAAAATCAGAATAAAAACAGTCTATCCTTTTTAAACAGAAAAGCATCAATAGGAGAACAAAGCGCACTAAACTGGGTTTCAGGACATTTTGGCGGGTCACTAACAAGATCACGATTTGATGCAGACCTTAATGGCCAAGGGGCAAACATTGAAGACATAGAAGTATCACTAAGCACAGGAAACCAACGATTTGACATAACCGCAAATCTAAATCATAGATCACCGGTAACAATAGCTCACGCAATAATCAAAAGTGTCGTTAAAGACCAATCCAGATCAATAAGTAAAGGTGTTATAAAAATAGAAAGAAATGCAAAAAATTCAAGCGCATACCTAGCAGAACATGCAATGATAATGAATGATGCCCGAGCAAATACAATACCAGCCCTTGAAATAGAAAATAATGAAGTGAAAGCAACGCACTCAGCATACATTACACAAGTAGATGAAGAACAGCTATTTTATTTGATGTCAAGAGGCTTTGACAGAAACAATGCAATAAAAATGGTCGCCTTGGGATTCTTCGAACCAGCAATAGATAGAATACCAATACCAACACTCAGAATAGCATTACGACATATAATAGACAAAAAATGGAGCGGCATAGAGTATGAAAAACTAATCGGAAAAGAAAAAATCTTCGAAGAACTACTCATAGAAGAATCAACAGAAGAAATTACTAAAAAACATGACATATTCGAAGGACATTATAAATACAGATAA
- the sufB gene encoding Fe-S cluster assembly protein SufB, translated as MSNIKKELEFDYSKYDFKDPELYVYKTKKGLSREIVEEISRLKNEPTWMTEFRLKAFEVFVTKPMPQWGPDLSEINFDDIIYYIKPTEKKGRSWDEVPEYIKKTFERLGIPEAERKFLAGVGAQYESEVVYHNIRKDLEAKGVIFTDMDTAVKEYPDIVKKYFGTVVPPNDNKFAALNSAVWSGGSFIYVPEGVEVDIPLQAYFRINAANVGQFERTLIIAEPYSKVHYIEGCTAPIYSTDSLHAAVVEIIAKKGAKVRYTTIQNWSTNVYNLVTKRAFAYEDATVEWVDGNIGSKVTMKYPSIYLLGKNAKGEVISVAYAKRGQHQDTGSKIYHLAPYTTSRITSKSISKDGGRTSYRGLIYVAKGAKYVKSSVRCDALLLDEISRTDTYPYEEIQDDTAVTTHEATVGKISEDQLFYLMSRGIPEVDALNMIVMGFLEPFIKELPMEYALELNRLIKLEMQGSVG; from the coding sequence GTGAGCAACATAAAGAAGGAATTAGAATTTGATTATAGTAAGTATGATTTTAAAGACCCAGAATTATATGTGTACAAAACTAAGAAAGGTTTGAGTAGAGAAATAGTAGAGGAAATTTCAAGATTAAAAAATGAACCAACATGGATGACTGAATTTAGGCTTAAAGCGTTTGAAGTTTTTGTCACAAAACCAATGCCCCAATGGGGTCCAGATCTAAGCGAAATAAACTTTGATGACATAATTTACTATATCAAGCCTACTGAAAAAAAGGGTAGAAGCTGGGACGAAGTGCCTGAATACATAAAGAAAACATTTGAACGATTAGGAATACCTGAAGCAGAGAGAAAATTCTTAGCTGGTGTTGGAGCGCAATATGAATCTGAGGTTGTGTATCACAATATTAGAAAAGATTTGGAGGCAAAAGGTGTCATATTCACTGATATGGATACTGCTGTTAAAGAATATCCGGATATCGTTAAAAAATATTTTGGAACTGTTGTTCCACCTAACGATAATAAATTTGCTGCATTAAACAGTGCTGTATGGAGTGGAGGAAGCTTCATTTACGTTCCTGAGGGTGTAGAAGTTGACATACCACTGCAAGCATATTTTAGAATAAATGCAGCCAATGTAGGACAATTCGAACGGACACTTATAATAGCGGAACCTTATAGTAAAGTTCATTATATAGAAGGCTGTACTGCGCCTATTTATAGCACTGATTCATTGCATGCCGCTGTAGTAGAAATAATAGCTAAAAAAGGTGCGAAAGTTAGATATACAACAATACAGAACTGGTCTACTAATGTTTATAACTTAGTTACTAAACGTGCCTTTGCATATGAAGATGCAACCGTGGAGTGGGTAGATGGTAATATAGGGAGCAAAGTTACTATGAAATATCCATCCATATATTTGCTTGGAAAGAATGCCAAAGGAGAAGTAATATCAGTTGCATATGCCAAAAGAGGGCAGCATCAAGATACCGGATCTAAGATTTACCACTTAGCACCATACACTACATCAAGAATAACATCGAAATCCATAAGCAAAGACGGTGGAAGAACCAGTTATCGTGGACTAATTTATGTCGCAAAGGGCGCTAAGTATGTAAAGTCAAGTGTAAGATGTGATGCATTATTGCTTGATGAAATATCTAGAACAGATACTTATCCGTATGAGGAGATACAAGATGATACTGCAGTCACCACTCATGAAGCTACAGTAGGCAAAATTAGTGAAGACCAACTATTCTACCTTATGAGCAGAGGAATACCTGAAGTTGATGCACTAAACATGATAGTCATGGGATTTCTTGAACCATTCATAAAAGAATTACCGATGGAATACGCATTAGAACTCAACAGATTAATAAAATTAGAAATGCAAGGATCAGTAGGATAG
- a CDS encoding cob(I)yrinic acid a,c-diamide adenosyltransferase, which produces MSLKTPYFTRTGDKGETSLLGGRRVPKYDLRIEATGTVDELNSFIGLARSICTYEDLSRILENLQQDLFIVGADISAPNDISPSFNIPRIDKKHVEDLEKLIEQYASEIKPITRFILPSGTQLAALLHVARTICRRAERKVVQLASTEPINNYLIVYLNRLSSLLFVLARIANARANIKELEVTYKR; this is translated from the coding sequence ATGTCTTTAAAAACACCATATTTCACGAGAACTGGTGACAAAGGAGAAACAAGTCTTCTAGGTGGTCGGCGTGTCCCGAAATATGATCTAAGAATAGAGGCAACAGGCACAGTTGATGAATTAAACTCTTTCATAGGTTTAGCCAGAAGTATTTGTACGTATGAAGACTTGTCGAGGATACTGGAAAACTTGCAACAAGATCTTTTCATAGTGGGAGCAGACATCTCAGCACCGAACGATATATCACCATCATTTAACATACCACGAATAGATAAAAAACACGTCGAAGATCTTGAGAAGCTCATTGAGCAATACGCCAGTGAAATAAAACCAATAACAAGGTTTATACTTCCAAGCGGGACTCAGCTAGCAGCACTCTTACATGTAGCTAGAACAATATGTAGAAGAGCTGAAAGAAAAGTTGTTCAACTCGCAAGCACTGAACCTATCAATAATTATCTAATAGTTTATCTTAATAGACTCTCAAGCTTGCTTTTTGTGCTAGCGAGAATTGCTAATGCCCGTGCAAACATTAAAGAATTAGAGGTGACATACAAACGTTAA
- a CDS encoding Clp1/GlmU family protein, with product MSVTKSEKITPESWLLIRGPARVDVKRGSVEVFGASIEAGGSFTIVGGRQVPMKGLTESEIIFILGESGSYELVEEQLIPDDWVNAVHEVLKISNPNVMIIGAVDTGKSGFTLYLANKLVANGFRVAVIDTDVGQSDIGPPGTISLTLLEKQIPSFLDTKLVDAYFVGDKSPVGHLLPIVVGSQKMVRKAQMLGANAIIINTSGLTEGGIAMALRYHMVEAIDPNVIIVLQREKESEHLVKPHEDLIKVIRLQSPKHILRRNREERGDFRLFKMAKYLSNAKSITLNLDNIILLNTIIKQMPENFFLKEIVRNILNIEPEYVGSDDTTAIIVIDKILSPNQQDRIEKTLRGANFVDVKIISTQLIKGLLLGLYDAKKHFLNIGILEKLDLHKNIITIKGQISESDFNRIKYVYFGYIVLNELGIEIRRLKPGTF from the coding sequence GTGTCGGTTACAAAATCTGAAAAAATAACTCCAGAATCTTGGCTACTAATTAGAGGTCCTGCAAGAGTAGATGTAAAAAGAGGAAGTGTAGAAGTGTTTGGCGCGTCCATCGAAGCTGGTGGTTCATTCACAATAGTGGGTGGACGACAGGTTCCTATGAAGGGTCTTACAGAATCTGAGATTATATTTATATTAGGAGAGAGTGGTTCCTATGAATTAGTAGAGGAGCAATTAATACCGGATGATTGGGTTAATGCTGTTCATGAAGTTTTAAAAATTTCTAATCCGAATGTAATGATTATTGGTGCTGTGGACACTGGCAAGAGTGGTTTTACATTATATTTAGCAAATAAGCTAGTGGCTAATGGATTTAGGGTAGCTGTTATTGATACTGATGTTGGACAATCTGATATAGGCCCTCCCGGAACTATAAGCTTAACATTGCTTGAGAAACAAATACCATCATTTTTGGATACAAAACTTGTAGATGCCTATTTTGTTGGTGATAAATCACCAGTTGGACACTTATTACCGATAGTTGTTGGTTCGCAAAAAATGGTTAGAAAAGCACAAATGCTTGGAGCTAACGCCATAATCATCAACACATCCGGATTAACAGAGGGTGGCATAGCAATGGCATTACGATATCATATGGTCGAAGCAATAGATCCTAACGTTATAATAGTTTTACAACGTGAAAAAGAATCTGAACATTTAGTTAAACCTCATGAGGATTTAATAAAAGTGATACGATTACAATCTCCTAAACACATTTTAAGAAGAAATCGCGAAGAACGTGGAGACTTTAGATTGTTCAAAATGGCAAAATACTTATCTAATGCTAAGAGCATAACGTTAAACCTTGATAATATCATTCTATTGAACACAATTATTAAGCAAATGCCTGAAAACTTCTTCTTAAAAGAAATTGTAAGAAATATATTAAACATTGAACCAGAATATGTTGGCTCGGATGACACCACAGCTATAATTGTGATCGATAAGATTCTCTCTCCAAATCAGCAAGATCGCATCGAAAAAACATTAAGAGGTGCAAATTTTGTGGATGTAAAGATTATTTCCACGCAATTAATCAAGGGATTATTGCTTGGGTTGTATGATGCCAAAAAACACTTCCTAAACATAGGCATACTTGAGAAATTAGATCTACATAAAAACATTATAACTATAAAAGGACAAATTAGCGAATCAGATTTCAATAGGATAAAGTATGTTTACTTCGGTTATATAGTACTCAACGAATTAGGAATCGAAATAAGAAGATTAAAACCCGGCACTTTTTAA
- a CDS encoding secondary thiamine-phosphate synthase enzyme YjbQ, with protein MKILFNEIYVRSHELFELIDITSEIEKIVSKSGVRNGFCIIFVPHATASLIVNEHEPGLLNDIINKLKELYPPNEKYQHNRIDDNAHAHIASSIIGSERIFPIKDGQIIRGTWQNILLVELDGPRSQRKIIVEIVGE; from the coding sequence ATGAAGATTCTCTTTAACGAAATATATGTAAGATCACATGAACTGTTTGAACTCATTGATATAACGAGTGAAATTGAAAAAATTGTTAGCAAAAGTGGTGTAAGAAATGGTTTTTGTATTATCTTTGTTCCTCATGCAACAGCATCATTAATAGTAAACGAGCATGAACCAGGTTTACTTAACGATATAATTAATAAGTTAAAAGAACTATACCCTCCAAATGAAAAATATCAACACAATAGGATAGATGATAACGCTCATGCACACATAGCATCTTCAATCATCGGTTCAGAAAGAATTTTTCCAATAAAAGATGGACAAATAATAAGAGGAACGTGGCAGAATATTTTACTAGTAGAGCTTGATGGACCACGATCCCAGCGCAAAATTATAGTAGAAATCGTAGGTGAGTAA
- a CDS encoding DUF447 family protein, with protein sequence MLRELGFSENTYSEIILVVTRDGEVNAAPIGVKLINDNIMAIIFKDSVTYLGLMGCGECTINVTSDARVFYKFVMNERIGADELLSSDIIHVPALKIADAVVEAKVADVIDKGDRAIFYFVPVNFKILRSMPRTFNRAHPAIIEALVHYTRIKPYLTMGLSSEIDKLLERIKMCVDTVRHSTRDTELLNIANDILLKAVKDAKRQ encoded by the coding sequence ATGCTTCGTGAATTAGGGTTTTCGGAAAATACGTATTCTGAAATAATTCTAGTTGTTACTAGGGATGGAGAGGTTAACGCAGCACCTATAGGTGTTAAGTTAATTAATGATAACATTATGGCTATTATTTTCAAGGATTCGGTCACATATTTGGGTTTAATGGGTTGTGGTGAATGTACTATTAATGTGACCTCTGATGCTCGTGTTTTTTATAAGTTTGTGATGAATGAAAGAATAGGGGCTGATGAACTATTATCAAGCGATATTATTCATGTGCCAGCCTTAAAAATTGCGGATGCTGTAGTAGAAGCGAAAGTGGCCGATGTTATTGATAAGGGAGATAGAGCAATTTTTTACTTTGTTCCTGTTAATTTTAAAATACTTAGAAGCATGCCTAGGACTTTTAATAGGGCGCATCCGGCAATTATAGAGGCGCTTGTTCACTATACTAGGATAAAACCATACTTAACAATGGGGTTATCTAGTGAAATAGATAAACTACTTGAACGCATTAAAATGTGTGTTGATACTGTCAGACATTCAACACGAGATACAGAGTTATTAAATATTGCAAACGATATATTATTAAAGGCAGTTAAAGATGCTAAAAGACAATGA
- a CDS encoding fumarylacetoacetate hydrolase family protein, whose translation MKLLTFSIKDEYRVGILTNSGVLDLPNAYKRIHSSIEAPDFLYSMRKFIAFEELSLDIAKELLSKSLELNDTSPFIDPKEIKWHPPVPNPEKIFCVAINYREHGKESGASPPPKPYFFPKFANTLIGHENPIIKPKISEKVDWEVELGIIIGKPGKYINRKDALNHVFGYTVVNDISMRDWQFPPAESLGFYWIWGKSMDLTTPVGPYIVTKDEILDPNNLRLTLKVNGNIEQDGNTRNLIFNVEELIHWASQGITLKPGDYISTGTPSGVGMSKNKFLKHNDIVEAEVEKIGILRNIVVSEV comes from the coding sequence TTGAAACTACTTACTTTTTCGATAAAAGATGAATATCGGGTAGGAATTTTAACGAACAGTGGAGTATTAGATTTACCTAACGCATATAAAAGAATACACAGTTCTATTGAAGCTCCAGACTTCCTCTATTCCATGCGCAAGTTTATTGCTTTTGAAGAATTATCCCTTGACATTGCTAAAGAATTACTTAGCAAAAGCCTTGAACTCAATGATACGAGTCCTTTCATAGACCCAAAAGAGATAAAATGGCATCCTCCTGTTCCAAATCCAGAGAAAATATTCTGTGTCGCTATAAATTACAGAGAGCACGGTAAAGAGAGTGGCGCAAGTCCTCCTCCTAAACCCTATTTCTTTCCTAAATTTGCTAACACATTAATAGGACATGAAAATCCTATAATTAAACCAAAAATTTCAGAAAAAGTTGATTGGGAAGTTGAGCTCGGTATCATAATCGGTAAACCTGGAAAATATATCAATAGAAAAGATGCATTAAACCACGTTTTCGGTTATACTGTAGTTAACGATATCTCGATGAGAGATTGGCAATTTCCACCTGCAGAATCTCTAGGATTTTATTGGATCTGGGGAAAATCGATGGATTTAACAACCCCTGTAGGACCATACATAGTTACGAAAGATGAAATACTAGATCCTAACAATTTAAGACTTACACTGAAAGTTAACGGAAACATCGAACAAGACGGTAATACCCGAAACTTAATATTCAATGTTGAGGAACTCATTCATTGGGCATCACAGGGTATAACCCTTAAACCAGGAGACTATATTTCAACTGGTACTCCATCGGGCGTTGGAATGAGTAAAAACAAGTTTCTGAAGCACAATGATATCGTAGAAGCCGAAGTCGAAAAGATAGGCATCCTCAGAAATATAGTTGTCTCCGAAGTTTAA
- the albA gene encoding DNA-binding protein Alba, whose protein sequence is MSENTVLIGSKPVMGYVVAALIQFNRGGEKVVLKARGRAISRAVDVAEILKNKFLPGQVKVGNISINTEKVGEGDQSRDVSTIEIVLERAK, encoded by the coding sequence ATTAGTGAAAACACAGTTCTAATTGGTTCTAAACCAGTAATGGGATATGTGGTAGCAGCATTAATACAGTTTAATAGAGGCGGAGAAAAGGTTGTATTAAAAGCGAGAGGACGAGCAATTTCTAGAGCAGTAGATGTAGCTGAGATATTAAAGAACAAATTCCTACCAGGACAAGTAAAAGTAGGCAATATATCTATTAATACAGAGAAAGTCGGTGAAGGCGATCAATCAAGAGACGTTTCAACAATAGAGATTGTACTTGAAAGAGCTAAGTAA